The proteins below come from a single Thalassomonas actiniarum genomic window:
- a CDS encoding ABC transporter substrate-binding protein, protein MQETNSPLSPVQLISTACLLLASFTLSSTEIKLGMSTALSGPTKNLGLQVRQGAETYFKQYNQSEKGRKHPITLISYDDGYEPHDTVINTIKLIEDDKVFALFGYVGTPTSKAIMPLLEEHNIIYFSPYTGADFLRSPIKKNIFNIRASYYTEAETQVEYFIDQLNLSKAALFIQADAFGLTASKGYKNALSARGISAIEQLRYKRNTSDIALATERLKQLNPEVIFCVGTYEPIAKLINELRAANINSHIVMLSFVGAQSLIKRLKYFNNVYVTLVMQDPHESQLPIVKDYRKAMAGQALSHESLEGYVDAAVFAAIVSSIKGEINHKSFIRYAEQLRMDLGGLPIYFSEYDHQGLNKAYLNQITPAGLKPVGDKSAK, encoded by the coding sequence ATGCAAGAAACCAACAGTCCACTATCCCCGGTTCAATTGATAAGCACAGCCTGCTTATTGCTTGCCTCGTTTACCTTATCGTCGACAGAAATTAAGCTGGGCATGTCTACGGCCCTGAGCGGACCGACAAAAAATCTCGGTTTGCAGGTAAGGCAAGGAGCCGAAACTTATTTCAAACAATATAATCAAAGCGAGAAAGGACGAAAGCACCCCATTACCCTGATCAGCTACGACGACGGTTATGAGCCCCACGACACTGTGATAAATACGATAAAACTGATAGAGGACGATAAGGTTTTTGCCCTTTTCGGTTATGTCGGCACCCCCACTTCAAAAGCCATTATGCCCTTGCTGGAAGAGCACAATATCATCTATTTTTCCCCTTATACCGGCGCCGATTTTCTCAGATCTCCGATTAAGAAAAATATCTTTAATATCAGGGCCAGCTATTACACCGAAGCCGAAACCCAGGTGGAATATTTTATCGACCAGCTGAACTTATCCAAAGCCGCGTTATTTATCCAGGCAGATGCCTTCGGCCTGACCGCGAGTAAAGGTTATAAAAACGCTTTAAGTGCCAGGGGGATCAGCGCCATCGAACAGCTCAGGTACAAACGTAATACCTCGGATATTGCACTGGCCACCGAGCGTCTTAAACAACTTAATCCCGAGGTTATTTTCTGTGTCGGTACTTATGAACCCATCGCGAAGTTAATCAATGAATTAAGAGCGGCCAACATCAACAGCCATATCGTTATGTTATCTTTTGTCGGCGCACAGTCGTTAATCAAGCGACTTAAATACTTTAATAACGTTTATGTGACCCTGGTGATGCAGGATCCTCATGAGTCACAGTTGCCTATTGTCAAAGACTATAGAAAGGCCATGGCAGGGCAAGCTTTAAGCCATGAATCCCTGGAAGGCTATGTCGATGCCGCGGTATTTGCAGCCATAGTGAGCAGCATCAAGGGGGAAATCAACCATAAATCTTTTATCCGGTACGCCGAGCAGCTGAGAATGGATCTTGGCGGGTTGCCGATATACTTTTCAGAGTATGACCATCAGGGACTTAATAAGGCCTATTTAAATCAAATAACCCCAGCAGGGTTAAAACCCGTAGGTGATAAATCGGCTAAATAA
- a CDS encoding LodA/GoxA family CTQ-dependent oxidase: protein MTKPARHYYIYPAIGIARVGNSESEYLISPEVINQQLEADQDYKDKAGKVKRQAAKFRIYALDENGKVLEEVVCSDKVQIEWSVHLANRKAINYQFNNAMDLDDLPLDDKKLAKALATLPDELKNLFTEPGNLAMDCHLRNPDIIDLEKRKQLLLLDPGKRKIAGKSRHQGNAGKKENFTFDSARFYQGTRHQQDVYLGELQTDDQGRLLVLGGRGKSASFDGQPAVTFANNNGWHDDVADGTVRAKILIDGEKFTAEPAMVAVTPPNFAPGIEGTVTLLDVVQDLFEKQGLLEPIKNVSFYRDIYPIFKSLVDNQAVNAGFYFLFGENAPGNFTRGQLLEKIADNSSANRELRQYLFNQFRPSVSTAKVKRIEALADIYRQHQAKHSALSLQVGEIARQAISASQEAVEADQLPPFYGDAYADYTDNPLANLSLTDRQYQALERWSQGDFSCDGPEPPIKCLEQLPLQQQPLALTQGHLAQCLGGPFHPGIELTWFLRRISMWNTKAPLDKMRLNILAKDQPVQDYLGPVLTPDVALAQMFNASGPGTLTRFMGVPWQTDEGSCRSGQDYDPAYYLPLASFWSARVPNQVLSERSFARLNDQSLPPLQRLKHLDYRQDWLRFFNSTVYQTQINGMVSDWSKIGIVKEKKLDPPLKIENYQLSSLWVESEVNKKFTVNDPSYRQLLHMENLTNASGEVTPQDQNKTYLENLRELERDDCDFANKAEPKRPTFTRQQLFGEKD from the coding sequence ATGACTAAGCCAGCAAGACATTATTATATATATCCTGCCATTGGTATCGCCCGTGTCGGCAATAGTGAAAGCGAGTATTTAATTTCCCCTGAAGTGATCAATCAGCAACTTGAGGCCGATCAGGATTACAAAGATAAAGCAGGCAAGGTTAAACGTCAGGCGGCAAAGTTTCGTATCTATGCCCTGGATGAAAACGGCAAGGTTTTGGAAGAGGTGGTTTGCAGTGACAAGGTGCAGATAGAGTGGAGTGTGCACCTGGCAAACCGCAAGGCCATTAATTACCAATTTAATAATGCCATGGATCTCGACGACCTGCCCTTAGATGACAAAAAACTGGCCAAGGCATTAGCAACATTGCCCGATGAGTTAAAAAACTTATTCACCGAGCCCGGCAACCTGGCCATGGATTGCCATTTACGCAATCCGGACATCATTGATCTTGAAAAACGCAAACAGCTGCTGTTGTTGGATCCGGGCAAGCGCAAAATTGCCGGTAAATCCCGACACCAGGGCAATGCCGGGAAGAAAGAGAATTTCACCTTTGACAGCGCCAGGTTTTATCAAGGCACCCGCCACCAGCAAGACGTTTATTTAGGGGAACTGCAAACCGATGATCAGGGACGTTTGCTGGTTTTGGGGGGCCGCGGAAAATCTGCCAGTTTTGACGGCCAGCCTGCGGTAACCTTTGCCAACAATAACGGCTGGCATGATGATGTCGCCGACGGCACGGTCAGGGCTAAAATCCTCATCGACGGTGAAAAATTTACCGCTGAACCGGCCATGGTGGCGGTAACGCCTCCCAACTTTGCTCCCGGCATCGAGGGCACGGTCACCTTATTGGATGTGGTGCAAGACCTGTTCGAAAAACAAGGTTTGCTTGAGCCGATAAAAAATGTCTCTTTTTACCGTGATATCTATCCGATATTTAAAAGCCTGGTGGATAACCAGGCGGTTAATGCCGGTTTTTATTTTCTTTTCGGGGAAAATGCCCCGGGGAATTTCACCCGCGGGCAATTACTGGAAAAAATAGCAGATAACAGCAGTGCTAACCGGGAATTACGGCAATACCTGTTCAACCAGTTCAGGCCATCAGTCAGTACAGCCAAGGTTAAACGCATTGAGGCGCTTGCCGACATTTACCGGCAACACCAGGCGAAGCATTCCGCTTTATCCCTGCAGGTGGGAGAGATCGCCCGCCAGGCGATATCAGCCAGCCAGGAAGCGGTAGAAGCCGATCAGCTGCCGCCTTTTTATGGCGATGCCTATGCCGATTATACCGACAACCCGCTGGCAAACCTCAGCCTGACCGATCGGCAATATCAGGCATTAGAGCGCTGGTCGCAAGGCGACTTCAGCTGTGATGGCCCTGAGCCGCCGATAAAGTGCCTGGAACAATTGCCACTACAGCAACAGCCCCTGGCATTAACCCAGGGCCATCTGGCCCAATGCCTGGGCGGCCCCTTTCATCCGGGCATAGAGCTGACCTGGTTTTTGCGCCGCATCAGCATGTGGAACACAAAAGCCCCCCTGGATAAGATGCGTTTAAATATCCTGGCCAAAGATCAGCCGGTGCAGGATTATTTGGGCCCGGTATTAACACCGGATGTCGCCCTGGCCCAAATGTTTAATGCCAGCGGCCCCGGTACCTTAACACGTTTTATGGGCGTACCGTGGCAAACGGATGAGGGCAGCTGCCGTTCGGGGCAAGATTACGATCCCGCTTATTATTTGCCTTTAGCCAGTTTTTGGTCGGCGCGGGTGCCGAACCAGGTATTAAGCGAGCGCAGCTTTGCTCGCCTTAATGACCAAAGCTTACCGCCGCTGCAGCGGCTGAAACACCTGGATTATCGCCAGGACTGGCTGCGCTTTTTTAATTCAACCGTGTATCAAACCCAGATCAATGGCATGGTCAGCGACTGGAGTAAAATCGGCATCGTGAAAGAGAAAAAGCTGGATCCGCCGTTAAAGATTGAAAACTACCAATTAAGCTCACTCTGGGTGGAGTCGGAAGTAAATAAAAAATTTACCGTGAACGATCCAAGCTATCGCCAGCTGCTGCACATGGAAAACCTGACCAATGCCAGTGGTGAAGTAACCCCGCAGGATCAGAATAAAACTTATCTTGAAAACTTGCGTGAACTCGAACGGGACGACTGTGATTTTGCCAACAAGGCTGAGCCGAAACGGCCAACCTTTACCCGTCAGCAATTGTTCGGTGAAAAAGATTGA
- a CDS encoding NAD(P)/FAD-dependent oxidoreductase produces the protein MPLYDAIIVGAGVAGMAAASALAKQGLRIAIIDRGAPDVLKPGECLMADALKIMKRLGLSEDFIAANHRSLQAYHVNWGQQSSYQRHLLTSPAGAGWIVNRQHFDGMLLKHCQQQQVEMFWQNSLQAIARDASGYWQLQLKHPEKLCLSARFVLDASGRARAFTRHLGINSQRLDKMVATSCHIHSVSELSAATATIASDYQGWWYYAKYSDTRGCLCYFSDGDLPLPDGPKTLLAQANKQSLLAPLLADARPMTSTFKRSAAYSSALQNCIGENWLALGDAAASFDPLSSYGMTSALSGAFYASQALKRYFNNQPQYLQTYQQLMQKNFLAYLDKRYQQYEQVAGYNSLFWQRRQQGALA, from the coding sequence ATGCCCTTATATGATGCCATCATAGTCGGTGCCGGGGTCGCGGGTATGGCAGCAGCCTCTGCCCTGGCCAAACAGGGATTGCGCATTGCCATCATCGACAGGGGGGCACCGGATGTGCTCAAACCCGGCGAATGCCTGATGGCGGATGCCCTTAAGATCATGAAGCGCCTGGGGTTAAGTGAAGACTTTATTGCGGCGAACCACAGATCATTACAGGCTTATCATGTGAACTGGGGCCAGCAAAGCAGTTATCAGCGTCATCTGCTTACCAGCCCGGCAGGCGCCGGCTGGATAGTCAACCGCCAGCACTTTGATGGCATGCTGTTAAAGCATTGTCAGCAGCAACAGGTAGAGATGTTTTGGCAAAACTCACTGCAGGCGATAGCAAGAGATGCCAGCGGTTACTGGCAGCTGCAGCTGAAACATCCCGAAAAATTATGCCTCAGTGCCAGGTTTGTGCTTGATGCCAGCGGACGCGCCCGGGCTTTTACCCGGCATTTGGGCATCAATAGCCAGCGGCTGGATAAAATGGTCGCCACCAGCTGTCATATCCACAGCGTCAGTGAGTTATCGGCCGCCACCGCCACGATTGCCAGTGATTATCAGGGCTGGTGGTACTACGCAAAATATTCCGATACCCGGGGCTGCTTGTGTTATTTCTCCGATGGCGATTTGCCTTTGCCCGATGGCCCGAAAACCTTATTAGCGCAGGCAAATAAACAGAGCTTATTGGCGCCGCTGTTAGCCGACGCCAGGCCCATGACTTCAACCTTTAAACGCAGCGCTGCCTATTCGTCCGCCTTGCAAAACTGTATCGGGGAAAACTGGCTGGCCTTGGGCGATGCCGCCGCCAGCTTTGATCCCCTGTCCTCTTACGGCATGACATCTGCCCTGTCCGGTGCCTTTTATGCCAGCCAGGCGCTGAAGCGCTATTTCAATAACCAGCCGCAATATCTGCAAACCTACCAACAGCTGATGCAGAAGAACTTTCTTGCCTATTTGGATAAACGTTACCAGCAATATGAGCAGGTTGCCGGTTATAACAGTCTTTTTTGGCAGCGCCGCCAGCAAGGGGCTCTAGCCTGA